In a single window of the Pseudodesulfovibrio profundus genome:
- a CDS encoding Hsp70 family protein produces the protein MGYFGIDFGTTNSATMELFNNQAILHSEKGQKPFPSLVAIDKVTGEVVARGLEVRENRNSYQEKYEIISSPKSYLGTNHKWSIANKDWTPTDIAREIFTGLKKMAWQSRSVDMNEAVVAIPVGFAPEKRRALRKAAKEAGIEINSFVSEPTAAIFKNYEQVRRWRNCVVFDWGGGTLDISVVEMNGENIKEIDAVGIQLGGDNLDRKIAEWVYEDHIRKTGDTLPFHELDSESMDILLVRSEEAKCDLGEEEERTIIIPGFNKGELLRSTITRSQLLDLLKDEYNKALDELHKVVSLKARMSFEEIGCILMVGGSSKLVGLQERIQEKTKNCQIIPPSSSADWDVAHGASILSSTPGNYLIADNIGVELSDGTYFPLVNSGDTTKACEGSLNFGVVDDVETACFNFIKSENGRPDSTMSRSARTIGTLLAPCNGFVNESIELKYSIDDNLFLNITARSNFRDKEKYKHWEYGELLFTYDLPPRGEYFDNE, from the coding sequence ATGGGTTATTTCGGTATAGATTTCGGCACGACGAATAGTGCGACCATGGAACTTTTCAACAACCAGGCAATCCTCCACAGCGAAAAAGGTCAAAAGCCCTTTCCCTCGCTTGTCGCCATTGACAAGGTGACAGGTGAAGTCGTCGCAAGAGGGTTGGAAGTTCGTGAAAACCGCAACAGCTATCAGGAGAAATACGAAATAATCTCGTCTCCCAAAAGCTATCTGGGGACTAACCACAAATGGTCCATCGCGAACAAGGACTGGACCCCGACCGATATAGCGAGGGAAATATTCACCGGCCTCAAAAAAATGGCTTGGCAAAGTAGAAGCGTAGACATGAATGAGGCCGTTGTCGCCATCCCTGTAGGGTTCGCTCCCGAAAAACGTAGAGCATTGCGGAAAGCGGCAAAAGAGGCAGGAATTGAGATCAACAGTTTCGTCTCAGAACCGACAGCAGCAATCTTCAAGAACTATGAACAAGTCCGTCGATGGAGGAATTGTGTGGTTTTCGATTGGGGTGGAGGGACGCTGGACATTTCAGTTGTCGAAATGAACGGCGAGAACATCAAGGAAATCGACGCCGTTGGCATCCAGTTGGGGGGAGACAATCTGGATCGCAAGATTGCTGAATGGGTCTACGAAGATCATATCAGAAAGACGGGAGATACACTCCCATTCCACGAACTGGACTCTGAATCAATGGACATCTTGCTGGTACGCTCCGAAGAGGCCAAATGCGATTTGGGAGAAGAGGAAGAGCGTACCATAATCATTCCCGGCTTCAACAAAGGGGAACTTCTTCGGTCAACGATCACACGTTCTCAACTTCTCGACCTGCTGAAAGATGAATACAACAAGGCTTTGGACGAGCTGCATAAAGTTGTTTCGCTCAAGGCCAGAATGAGCTTTGAAGAAATCGGTTGTATTCTCATGGTGGGAGGCTCAAGCAAACTGGTGGGACTTCAAGAACGTATTCAGGAAAAAACGAAGAACTGCCAGATCATCCCTCCAAGCAGCTCCGCAGATTGGGATGTCGCGCATGGAGCTTCGATTCTGTCGTCTACCCCAGGCAATTACCTTATAGCGGACAACATTGGAGTTGAACTCTCCGACGGCACCTACTTCCCTCTCGTTAACTCCGGTGACACAACCAAAGCATGTGAGGGGTCACTCAATTTCGGGGTGGTAGATGATGTCGAAACCGCATGCTTCAACTTCATCAAATCGGAAAATGGACGACCAGACTCGACCATGTCCAGATCTGCAAGGACCATCGGCACTCTACTCGCTCCCTGTAACGGATTTGTAAATGAATCCATTGAACTGAAGTACTCGATAGACGACAATTTATTCTTAAACATTACTGCTAGGAGCAACTTCAGAGACAAAGAGAAGTACAAGCACTGGGAATATGGCGAATTGCTGTTCACTTACGATCTTCCGCCCAGAGGAGAGTATTTCGACAATGAGTAA
- a CDS encoding IS1595 family transposase, translating into MRKSRLSKDKQLRLIEHFVAGTTARCAADLVGVNVKTAAYYFHRLREIIAVEESCEGMDFGEFEVDESYFGGKRKGKRGRGAAGKVPVFGILKRGGKVYTQVIPDAKGKTLLPIIQERIQPDSVVYSDCWYGYNVLDVSAFKHFRINHSKLFADSHNHINGIENFWNQAKRHMRKFNGIPTKHFSLFLKECEWRFNNSNPRSQFKQLKQWVRRHMG; encoded by the coding sequence ATGCGAAAAAGTCGTTTGAGCAAGGACAAGCAGCTTCGTTTAATCGAACATTTTGTGGCTGGCACGACAGCTCGTTGCGCTGCCGATCTGGTTGGTGTGAACGTCAAAACAGCCGCCTATTACTTTCACCGGCTCCGGGAAATCATAGCGGTAGAAGAGTCCTGTGAAGGGATGGATTTTGGCGAATTTGAGGTCGATGAGAGCTACTTCGGTGGCAAGCGAAAGGGCAAAAGAGGACGTGGGGCGGCTGGTAAGGTTCCTGTTTTTGGAATCCTTAAAAGGGGCGGGAAGGTCTATACACAGGTGATTCCTGATGCGAAAGGTAAAACCTTGCTTCCCATTATTCAGGAAAGAATCCAGCCAGACAGTGTGGTTTACTCGGACTGCTGGTATGGCTACAATGTCCTTGATGTGTCAGCGTTCAAACACTTCCGAATCAACCACTCGAAGCTGTTTGCAGATAGCCACAACCACATCAATGGAATCGAGAATTTTTGGAACCAGGCCAAACGCCATATGAGGAAATTCAACGGCATTCCAACCAAGCATTTTTCTCTGTTTTTAAAGGAATGCGAGTGGCGTTTTAATAACAGCAATCCGCGAAGCCAGTTTAAACAACTGAAACAGTGGGTTAGAAGACATATGGGCTAG
- a CDS encoding IS3 family transposase (programmed frameshift), whose product MTKSNKRRKHSDKFKAKVALEAIRGVKTLAQLAAEYKVHPNQISTWKRQLLENAEGIFSGGKKAKSQEEVTAPLFEEIGRLKMDIKWLEKKLLSLPLEVRRQWIKPDREYSIRRQCKLAGISRSGFYYKPAAESDENLALMRLIDEQYLRQPDYGSPRMTDWLKTQGHQINHKRVERLMQLMGLQAITPGPHTSVPNPEHPVFPYLLKGVAIERKNQVWSADITYIPMQRGFLYLVAVIDWWSRFVLAWELSNSMDSSFCVDALSKALRISTPEMFNTDQGAQFTSREFTGVLQSKGIAISMDGKGRAIDNVFIERLWWTVKYEDVYPKAYSDGIELYHGLTRYFRYYNEERGHSSLDKRTPAAVYRGNLNVH is encoded by the exons ATGACAAAGAGCAACAAAAGACGGAAGCATTCGGATAAGTTCAAGGCCAAGGTCGCGCTGGAAGCTATCCGTGGCGTGAAAACGTTGGCGCAGTTGGCTGCGGAGTACAAAGTGCATCCCAACCAGATATCCACCTGGAAAAGGCAGCTCCTTGAAAATGCCGAAGGAATCTTTTCCGGTGGCAAGAAAGCCAAGAGCCAGGAGGAGGTCACCGCACCTTTGTTCGAGGAGATCGGTCGGCTCAAGATGGATATCAAGTGGCTTGAAAAAAAGTTGT TAAGCCTGCCGCTTGAGGTACGCCGCCAGTGGATCAAACCGGATCGGGAGTATTCCATCCGGCGGCAATGCAAGTTGGCAGGCATTTCCCGCTCGGGGTTTTACTACAAACCTGCAGCCGAGTCCGATGAGAACTTGGCCTTGATGCGTCTCATCGACGAGCAGTATCTGCGTCAGCCGGATTACGGCTCGCCGCGCATGACGGATTGGCTGAAGACACAAGGCCATCAGATCAACCACAAGCGAGTTGAGCGACTGATGCAGCTGATGGGCTTGCAAGCGATTACTCCAGGGCCGCATACGAGTGTCCCCAACCCGGAGCATCCCGTGTTTCCTTATCTGCTGAAAGGAGTTGCCATTGAGCGAAAGAATCAAGTCTGGAGTGCTGACATCACCTACATCCCCATGCAGCGCGGCTTTCTGTATCTGGTGGCAGTGATTGACTGGTGGAGCCGATTCGTATTGGCTTGGGAACTGTCAAATTCCATGGACAGTTCGTTTTGCGTGGACGCACTGAGCAAGGCATTGCGCATCTCCACGCCAGAGATGTTCAATACGGACCAGGGAGCGCAATTCACGAGCCGTGAATTTACCGGCGTTTTGCAGAGCAAGGGCATTGCAATCAGCATGGACGGCAAAGGCCGTGCAATCGACAACGTATTTATCGAGCGGTTGTGGTGGACGGTGAAATACGAGGATGTTTACCCCAAGGCGTATTCTGATGGAATCGAGCTATACCATGGGCTTACGCGCTATTTTCGGTATTACAACGAAGAGCGCGGACATTCGTCGTTGGACAAAAGAACTCCCGCTGCCGTATACAGAGGCAACCTGAATGTTCATTGA
- a CDS encoding IS3 family transposase (programmed frameshift), whose protein sequence is MTKSSKRRKHSDKFKAKVALEAIRGVKTLAQLAAEYKVHPNQISTWKRQLLENVDDIFSSGKKAKSQEEITAPLFEEIGRLKMDIKWLEKKLSLPLEVRRQWIKPDREYSIRRQCKLAGISRSGFYYKPVAESDENLALMRLIDEQYLRQPDYGSPRMTDWLRTQGHQVNHKRVERLMQMMGLQAITPGPHTSVPNPEHPVFPYLLKGVAIERKNQVWSADITYIPMQRGFLYLVAVIDWWSRFVLAWELSNSMDSSFCVDALNKALRISTPEVFNTDQGAQFTSREFTGVLQSKGIAISMDGKGRAIDNVFIERLWWTVKYEDIYPRAYCDGIELYHGLTRYFRYYNEERGHSSLDKRTPADVYRGNLNVH, encoded by the exons ATGACAAAGAGCAGCAAAAGACGGAAACATTCGGACAAGTTTAAGGCCAAGGTCGCACTTGAGGCGATTCGTGGCGTGAAGACGCTTGCGCAACTGGCTGCGGAGTACAAAGTGCACCCCAATCAGATTTCCACGTGGAAGCGGCAGCTCCTTGAGAATGTCGATGACATCTTTTCCAGTGGCAAGAAAGCCAAAAGCCAGGAGGAGATAACCGCACCGTTATTTGAGGAGATCGGTCGGCTCAAGATGGACATCAAGTGGCTTGAAAAAAAGTTG AGCCTGCCGCTTGAGGTGCGCCGCCAGTGGATCAAACCAGATCGGGAGTATTCCATCCGGCGGCAATGCAAGTTGGCAGGCATTTCCCGTTCGGGATTTTACTACAAGCCTGTAGCCGAATCCGATGAAAATTTGGCCCTGATGCGTCTGATCGACGAGCAGTACCTGCGTCAGCCTGATTACGGCTCGCCGCGCATGACAGATTGGCTGAGGACACAAGGGCATCAGGTCAACCACAAGCGGGTTGAGCGACTGATGCAGATGATGGGCTTGCAGGCCATTACTCCAGGGCCGCATACGAGTGTCCCCAACCCGGAGCATCCCGTGTTTCCTTATCTGCTGAAAGGAGTTGCCATTGAACGAAAAAATCAAGTCTGGAGCGCTGATATCACCTACATCCCCATGCAGCGCGGCTTTCTGTACCTGGTGGCAGTGATAGACTGGTGGAGCCGCTTCGTGCTGGCTTGGGAGCTATCGAACTCGATGGATAGTTCTTTCTGCGTGGATGCGCTCAACAAGGCTTTGCGCATCTCTACGCCGGAGGTGTTCAACACGGACCAGGGAGCGCAGTTCACGAGTCGTGAATTTACCGGAGTTCTGCAGAGCAAGGGAATTGCAATCAGCATGGACGGCAAAGGTCGCGCAATCGACAACGTCTTCATTGAGCGGCTGTGGTGGACGGTGAAATATGAGGATATTTACCCCAGGGCGTACTGTGATGGGATCGAGCTATACCATGGGCTTACGCGCTATTTTCGGTACTACAACGAGGAGCGCGGTCATTCGTCGTTGGACAAAAGAACTCCCGCTGACGTATACAGGGGCAACTTGAATGTTCATTGA
- a CDS encoding helicase-related protein — translation MGMRSNIMDRLAEDLVGPYSEDELLEPRLSPQNLILQSRPGDVYLSGILWPQKTKVDPSEDESLGAEGVGDDSDTGSSSEAEQTPFSNMMRPSSAGLSFAAKCDGEFPELAIKVSFGVYVPERFPMKIGDKDVDAKAWRRRHVNIEKTVLVKSTKNLNPYKLKIENLPDGIYLYFKKTPSPVGELISVSLVNGMELEKANREDIEKYTLFQVEIKVSPGKNTRFVARPSRRSGLEVEDQSANLLYRSKLEFATGHTCSATWTKADDGIHATEVATTWLPSSKILDTNPDGHTLFHKLKESAPHPTLSVPWLSTATDDELNKALALLPRAYEEWIELQEQRIPSLSAEHIEAARNNLQACKDINNRMMSGANTIAQSPEIAEAFRLANQAMLTQFRWSKGEDAELFWRPFQLGFILLAVKSTLLDITDDAALDERQTMDLLWFPTGGGKTEAYLGLIAILVFYRRLKHGKAPNEGRGIAAIMRYTLRLLTTQQFARASSLIFACEVIRRNNENRLGTIPFSIGLWVGDSASPNRIKDAVKALAGDKELSSPKQLSSCPACKGKLEWRIDRSVSEIHARCTGKKPCPLRSDAPLPIWTVDEDIYKKHPTLLIGTVDKFAQILRRPETNALFGINRNTPPDLIIQDELHLIGGPLGSMTGLYEALVDKLFECNGIPPKIIGSTATIKRADEQVRGLFNRNTEQFPPPCIDADDSGFAVTKEGSTGRIYQGATTAGRSAKFALQAVSASLLQSAQALSDQTDKLTLDEWWTLVAYFNSLRELGGALVLMQDDVHDAIDTISHRRKENSRMSEVVEELTSRLTQTKVGEMLVDLETTADEDGVLDVVLASNMLSVGVDISRLGLMVVNGQPKGMSEYIQATSRVGRSNVPGLVVSILNNAKARDRSHFESFRTWHQSLYRDVEPASVTPFAPRARDKALHAVLVGLVRHLDPAMLNSPDLKNADPKKLDKFIDYIIARANEVDPEETDILMELKNLIHKWQSRGASEYWHPFKSRISLLQSAEDAAAKRASGNTIGEAWPTPNSMRTVEPSVRFKLIPQAFMKKKEEGQDGQV, via the coding sequence ATGGGAATGCGAAGCAACATAATGGACCGCCTTGCCGAAGACCTTGTCGGCCCATATTCCGAAGACGAACTGCTCGAACCTCGGCTGTCCCCCCAAAACCTCATTCTCCAAAGTCGCCCTGGTGATGTCTATCTCAGTGGAATCCTTTGGCCACAAAAGACCAAGGTGGACCCTTCTGAAGATGAAAGTTTGGGAGCAGAAGGCGTTGGTGATGACAGCGATACCGGATCATCTTCGGAGGCGGAACAAACACCATTTTCCAATATGATGCGGCCAAGTTCTGCCGGGTTATCCTTTGCAGCCAAATGTGATGGAGAATTCCCGGAACTGGCCATCAAGGTGTCTTTTGGAGTTTATGTCCCGGAACGGTTTCCCATGAAAATAGGTGACAAGGATGTGGATGCAAAGGCCTGGAGACGCAGACATGTCAACATCGAAAAAACTGTTCTCGTAAAGAGCACCAAGAATTTGAATCCGTACAAATTGAAAATCGAAAATCTACCCGACGGTATCTATTTGTATTTCAAAAAGACTCCAAGCCCGGTCGGAGAGCTGATAAGTGTATCGCTTGTCAATGGAATGGAACTGGAAAAAGCCAATAGGGAAGACATCGAGAAATACACCCTCTTCCAAGTCGAGATCAAGGTTTCGCCCGGAAAAAACACACGCTTCGTGGCCCGTCCATCCAGGCGCTCAGGACTCGAGGTAGAAGACCAATCCGCCAATCTCCTTTACCGATCGAAACTCGAATTTGCCACAGGTCATACCTGCTCGGCGACATGGACTAAGGCTGATGACGGAATTCATGCGACTGAAGTCGCTACCACATGGCTACCAAGCTCAAAAATCCTGGACACCAACCCTGACGGGCACACTCTTTTCCACAAACTGAAAGAGAGTGCTCCTCATCCGACTCTTTCCGTACCGTGGCTTTCAACTGCTACGGATGATGAGTTGAACAAAGCTCTCGCGTTGCTTCCACGAGCGTATGAAGAGTGGATTGAACTCCAGGAGCAGCGAATTCCAAGCTTGTCTGCAGAGCACATTGAAGCTGCTCGAAACAATCTGCAAGCATGCAAAGACATCAATAACAGAATGATGTCCGGTGCCAATACGATTGCTCAATCTCCCGAAATAGCCGAGGCCTTCCGACTGGCCAACCAGGCAATGCTCACACAGTTCAGGTGGAGCAAGGGGGAAGACGCTGAATTGTTCTGGCGTCCCTTCCAGCTGGGTTTCATTCTTCTTGCTGTGAAATCCACTCTTTTGGACATCACAGATGATGCAGCTCTCGACGAACGACAGACCATGGATTTGCTGTGGTTCCCGACAGGTGGTGGCAAGACGGAAGCATATCTCGGACTGATAGCAATACTTGTCTTCTATCGCCGCCTGAAACACGGGAAAGCACCGAATGAAGGACGAGGTATCGCTGCAATAATGCGGTACACCCTTCGCCTCTTGACGACACAACAGTTTGCAAGGGCAAGCTCTCTGATCTTTGCTTGTGAGGTCATCCGGCGTAACAATGAAAACCGCTTGGGGACGATTCCCTTCTCCATCGGACTTTGGGTCGGGGACAGTGCCTCACCGAACAGGATCAAGGATGCCGTCAAGGCATTGGCTGGTGACAAAGAGCTTTCATCCCCGAAGCAATTATCCTCCTGCCCGGCATGCAAAGGGAAGCTGGAGTGGAGAATTGATCGCAGCGTTAGTGAAATACATGCACGTTGCACAGGCAAGAAACCATGCCCTCTGAGATCTGATGCACCTCTGCCCATATGGACTGTTGACGAGGACATCTACAAAAAACATCCGACGCTATTGATAGGGACTGTCGACAAATTTGCCCAGATATTAAGAAGGCCGGAGACCAACGCCCTTTTCGGCATAAACAGAAATACTCCCCCTGATCTGATCATTCAGGACGAACTTCATTTGATTGGCGGCCCTCTGGGGTCCATGACAGGACTCTACGAAGCCTTGGTAGATAAACTTTTCGAGTGCAATGGCATTCCCCCCAAAATTATAGGCTCGACGGCTACGATCAAAAGAGCGGACGAACAGGTACGAGGTCTGTTCAACCGAAACACCGAACAATTCCCTCCTCCATGCATCGATGCAGACGACTCCGGCTTTGCCGTAACCAAAGAGGGGTCAACTGGTCGAATCTATCAAGGTGCGACGACCGCTGGCCGATCGGCAAAATTTGCTCTTCAAGCAGTTTCAGCCTCCCTACTGCAGTCAGCACAAGCCCTTTCCGATCAAACGGACAAGTTGACTTTGGACGAATGGTGGACGCTTGTGGCCTACTTCAATTCCTTGCGAGAGCTAGGGGGCGCATTAGTTTTGATGCAGGATGATGTTCATGATGCAATTGATACGATTTCACATAGGAGAAAAGAGAACTCCAGGATGTCAGAAGTCGTTGAAGAGCTTACTTCTCGGCTTACCCAAACCAAGGTCGGCGAAATGTTGGTGGACCTCGAAACCACTGCCGATGAAGACGGAGTCCTCGATGTAGTTCTTGCCTCCAACATGTTGAGTGTCGGCGTCGACATTTCTCGTTTGGGGCTGATGGTGGTCAATGGACAACCCAAGGGAATGTCGGAGTATATTCAGGCTACAAGCCGCGTAGGCCGAAGCAATGTCCCGGGTCTGGTCGTCTCGATACTAAACAACGCCAAGGCCAGAGACCGTTCTCATTTCGAAAGTTTCAGAACCTGGCATCAGTCACTCTATCGTGATGTGGAACCTGCCAGCGTGACCCCCTTTGCCCCAAGGGCAAGGGACAAGGCTCTTCACGCCGTCCTCGTGGGGCTGGTCCGGCATTTGGATCCGGCCATGCTTAACTCTCCTGACTTGAAAAATGCCGATCCCAAGAAACTAGATAAGTTCATTGACTACATCATAGCCAGAGCCAATGAAGTGGACCCGGAAGAGACCGACATACTCATGGAACTGAAAAACCTGATTCACAAATGGCAATCCAGAGGTGCTTCCGAATACTGGCATCCCTTCAAATCTCGCATATCCTTGTTGCAAAGTGCGGAAGATGCCGCTGCCAAGAGAGCATCAGGAAACACTATAGGCGAAGCATGGCCCACCCCGAACAGCATGCGAACCGTCGAGCCATCAGTGCGCTTCAAACTCATTCCGCAAGCTTTCATGAAAAAGAAAGAGGAGGGCCAAGATGGCCAAGTATGA
- a CDS encoding IS5 family transposase: protein MLLFLHPKEEGMAIRQKGPRLGDYFLGHRRTKTTFLDEINELIDWQPINAFLCKKIRRKANAVGNPAYPPLAMFKILLLQRWYNLSDPGVEQALLDRLSFVRFTGFSIEDDVPDETTICRFRNGLIRLKVLDSLLDMLNRQLEGQGLLVREGAVVDASVVESQRRPRKVIDVMPEDRSEDAEEQDGPVDCRVSYSDDEEAAWLRKRNRAYYGYKLHAATDSRDGFLLCGHITPANHSDTGEFERLVNGVGLDPGARVYADKGYCSGKNRDILFDRDLEDGTMDKTPRGGRLTDFEKTRNRDISSIRQIVERAFGTLKRGYAFFRSRYVGREKVEGEFHILAMAFNLKKAVRLARA, encoded by the coding sequence ATGCTATTATTTCTCCATCCAAAGGAGGAAGGCATGGCTATTCGGCAGAAAGGACCTCGGTTGGGTGATTACTTCCTGGGGCACCGCAGAACCAAGACCACATTTCTGGATGAGATCAACGAACTCATCGACTGGCAGCCCATCAACGCCTTTCTGTGCAAGAAGATCAGGCGCAAGGCCAACGCCGTGGGCAATCCCGCCTATCCGCCTCTGGCGATGTTCAAGATTCTGCTCTTGCAGCGTTGGTACAACCTGAGTGATCCGGGCGTGGAGCAGGCGCTGCTCGACCGGCTCTCCTTTGTCAGATTTACCGGTTTTTCCATCGAGGACGACGTGCCGGACGAGACCACCATATGCCGTTTCCGTAACGGTTTGATCCGCCTGAAGGTGCTGGACTCCTTGCTCGACATGCTTAACCGCCAGCTTGAAGGACAAGGGCTTCTTGTCCGTGAGGGAGCCGTGGTGGACGCCTCGGTAGTCGAGTCGCAGCGGCGGCCGCGCAAGGTTATCGACGTGATGCCTGAGGACCGTTCCGAGGACGCCGAAGAACAGGATGGGCCGGTGGACTGCCGGGTCAGCTATTCGGATGACGAGGAGGCGGCCTGGCTCCGCAAGAGAAATCGGGCCTATTACGGCTACAAGCTCCATGCCGCGACGGACAGTCGAGACGGGTTTCTGCTCTGTGGTCACATCACTCCCGCGAACCATTCGGACACGGGCGAATTCGAGCGGCTCGTGAATGGCGTCGGCCTTGATCCCGGCGCACGGGTTTATGCGGACAAGGGCTATTGCAGCGGGAAGAACCGGGACATTCTGTTTGATCGCGATTTGGAGGACGGAACCATGGACAAGACGCCTCGTGGCGGCAGGCTGACAGACTTCGAAAAGACCCGCAACCGTGACATCAGCAGCATTCGGCAAATAGTCGAGCGGGCCTTCGGCACACTCAAACGTGGCTACGCATTCTTTCGGTCCCGATACGTGGGTCGTGAGAAGGTGGAGGGAGAGTTCCACATCCTCGCCATGGCGTTCAATTTGAAAAAAGCTGTTCGACTGGCGCGAGCCTGA
- a CDS encoding UvrD-helicase domain-containing protein — protein sequence MKITVWDGDKKKFKGKLRTRTEASATYAKWEGESYLVRNNNEIWLTGSPPNSPNEQSQNNNPDDTPPSSSAQPAPEYSPPTEPPADDFFAGLSPTDGTDVDTPAPLPSEGINWDPSQEAVIQASQDAKLLVSAGPGTGKTAVACKRVAHLIEKHGCNPNRIWLISFTRTAVAEIRARIASHLTSKYDAYSVRIATLDSFAWKINSGFDEEACLDGSFENNIDATIDLVRRDEDVFYHLSKADHLIVDEAQDFIGNRATLVLEIINKLQENAGVTVFADEAQAIYGFSIGDSEADSPDASRTLPQRIRVQNRFEETELTTIHRTSSLGLKSIFQGTRHEVLEESSHTLSKYHNICDQIRNKADFMDDDEFDPLRLPQEDSCFALFRSKKEVLKASSTMKASPHRIRMGNISAGIVPWIGALLSGIDQSHLKSRDFKTLWVEREIEPIAQGADPDSAWKSLKKLGGGIKKPKVDLAKLRKNLANQNLPPELVLPELGMNGPILGTIHAAKGREAEHVYLCLPPNVGGRQADYDEETRVMFVGATRAKSCLHVYKGFKTSFGNRAGEERVWEKAWGQGQGPVARVQIGCPSDIETSAHPLFASVPCAPHPI from the coding sequence ATGAAAATTACCGTTTGGGATGGTGATAAAAAGAAGTTCAAAGGCAAGCTTCGAACGCGCACGGAAGCTTCCGCCACCTATGCCAAATGGGAAGGAGAATCTTACCTCGTAAGGAACAATAACGAGATATGGCTGACAGGCTCCCCACCGAATAGTCCTAATGAGCAATCACAAAACAATAATCCGGACGACACTCCGCCATCTTCCTCTGCCCAGCCCGCTCCTGAGTACTCCCCCCCAACAGAGCCTCCTGCTGACGACTTTTTTGCAGGCTTGTCTCCGACTGACGGAACGGACGTAGACACCCCAGCCCCATTGCCTAGCGAGGGAATCAATTGGGATCCTTCTCAGGAAGCCGTTATCCAAGCATCACAAGACGCCAAATTGCTCGTAAGCGCTGGACCTGGGACAGGAAAGACGGCTGTAGCATGTAAAAGAGTTGCGCACCTGATTGAAAAGCATGGATGCAACCCAAACAGAATATGGTTGATAAGCTTCACAAGGACGGCTGTCGCTGAAATACGAGCTAGGATAGCCTCACACCTCACGAGCAAGTACGATGCGTATTCCGTAAGAATTGCGACGCTCGATTCATTTGCCTGGAAGATCAATTCCGGATTCGATGAAGAAGCCTGCCTCGACGGCTCCTTTGAAAACAATATCGATGCAACAATTGATCTTGTCAGGCGGGATGAGGACGTTTTCTACCACTTGAGCAAGGCCGACCACCTGATAGTTGATGAAGCACAGGATTTCATAGGGAACAGAGCGACTCTTGTTCTCGAAATCATCAACAAGCTTCAGGAAAATGCGGGCGTGACTGTCTTTGCCGATGAGGCGCAAGCCATTTACGGTTTCTCGATAGGGGACTCCGAAGCCGATTCCCCGGATGCCAGCCGGACCTTGCCCCAAAGAATACGTGTGCAAAACAGATTTGAAGAAACCGAGTTGACGACAATCCACAGAACCTCTTCGCTTGGCTTGAAATCCATCTTTCAGGGAACACGCCACGAAGTCCTGGAAGAAAGTAGCCATACTCTCTCCAAATATCACAATATTTGTGACCAGATTCGGAACAAGGCAGACTTCATGGACGATGACGAATTCGACCCATTACGTTTGCCTCAAGAGGACAGCTGCTTTGCCCTCTTCCGATCCAAGAAGGAAGTTCTGAAAGCATCGTCGACAATGAAGGCCAGCCCGCACCGCATTCGAATGGGAAACATCTCGGCTGGTATCGTGCCATGGATAGGAGCCCTCCTCAGCGGCATTGATCAAAGCCATTTGAAAAGCCGTGACTTCAAGACCCTTTGGGTTGAGCGTGAAATCGAACCTATTGCGCAAGGAGCGGATCCCGATTCAGCTTGGAAATCGCTGAAGAAACTTGGGGGAGGCATCAAAAAACCGAAGGTGGATTTGGCCAAACTGCGGAAGAACTTGGCCAACCAGAACCTACCTCCGGAACTGGTGCTGCCTGAATTGGGCATGAATGGTCCGATCTTGGGTACCATCCATGCAGCAAAAGGCCGAGAAGCCGAACATGTTTATCTCTGCCTCCCTCCCAACGTAGGAGGACGGCAGGCCGATTACGATGAAGAAACCCGAGTGATGTTTGTGGGTGCCACTCGAGCAAAGAGCTGCTTGCACGTATACAAAGGGTTCAAGACATCCTTCGGGAATCGTGCAGGAGAAGAAAGGGTATGGGAAAAGGCTTGGGGGCAGGGCCAAGGGCCTGTTGCACGAGTTCAAATCGGCTGTCCTTCCGATATCGAGACCTCTGCGCATCCCCTTTTCGCGTCCGTGCCTTGCGCTCCGCACCCAATTTGA